One segment of Vibrio gazogenes DNA contains the following:
- a CDS encoding coniferyl aldehyde dehydrogenase, which yields MSVQTSSAQVIAANLDSSDASSFNEMKSILSSMKRAHLKSGPADAELRQDRLLRAIRLLKENRVALSQAMSEDFGHRSTYQSMVADITTSIRALQHAAEHVAQWMTAETVDTEQAGLQARIQPQPLGVVGVISPWNFPLNLSFGPLAGIFSAGNTVMLKPSELTPKTSELVAELVGRYFDPMEFVVVLGDSKIAQQFSSLPFDHLLFTGSTAVGKLVMRAASENLVPVTLELGGKSPVVIAPDADVSTAVARTLTIKTFNAGQICLSPDYILLPQGAEQQLIDAAQQFMRQSFPTLQANTDYTAIISERHYQRLVELLEDAQQKGARVISLAPGDEVDFAASSRKIAPHLVLDITDDMAIMQEEIFGPLLPVKTYHELEDAIDYINQHPRPLAAYYFGESQTQQAQFASQTTSGGLVINDVMTHVTIEDLPFGGVGASGIGAYHGIHGFRRFSHAKPIVIHSPEGPSNLRLRAPYADKLTQLEAFLAQ from the coding sequence ATGTCCGTTCAAACATCATCCGCTCAGGTCATCGCAGCGAACCTCGATTCTTCCGATGCATCATCGTTCAATGAGATGAAGTCAATTCTTAGCAGCATGAAACGGGCTCACCTCAAATCTGGCCCCGCAGATGCTGAATTACGTCAAGACCGTCTGTTGCGTGCGATTCGCTTACTGAAAGAAAATCGCGTCGCGCTGTCACAAGCCATGAGTGAAGACTTCGGACACCGCAGCACTTATCAGTCAATGGTCGCCGATATTACGACGTCAATACGAGCGCTCCAGCACGCAGCAGAACATGTTGCACAATGGATGACAGCCGAAACGGTCGACACTGAACAAGCAGGCCTACAAGCCCGAATTCAGCCTCAGCCACTGGGCGTCGTCGGTGTTATCAGCCCATGGAACTTTCCGCTGAATCTTTCATTTGGCCCACTGGCGGGTATTTTCTCTGCGGGTAATACCGTGATGCTCAAACCGTCAGAGCTGACACCGAAAACATCTGAACTGGTTGCCGAGCTGGTTGGACGTTACTTTGACCCGATGGAATTTGTCGTGGTGCTAGGCGATAGCAAAATCGCCCAACAATTCAGTTCCCTGCCATTCGATCACCTGCTGTTTACCGGCAGTACCGCGGTCGGCAAACTCGTCATGCGTGCAGCGTCAGAAAATCTGGTGCCCGTCACCCTCGAACTCGGCGGTAAATCTCCGGTCGTCATCGCACCGGATGCAGATGTGTCTACCGCGGTGGCAAGAACCCTGACCATTAAAACGTTTAACGCAGGTCAAATCTGTCTGTCCCCGGATTACATCCTGCTCCCTCAAGGTGCAGAGCAACAACTGATTGACGCCGCGCAACAATTCATGCGCCAGAGTTTCCCGACACTTCAAGCGAATACGGACTACACAGCAATCATCAGCGAGCGACACTATCAGCGTTTGGTCGAGTTACTTGAAGATGCGCAACAAAAAGGTGCCCGCGTGATCAGCCTCGCCCCGGGTGATGAAGTTGATTTCGCTGCATCCAGTCGCAAAATTGCCCCGCATCTGGTTCTTGATATCACGGATGATATGGCAATTATGCAAGAAGAAATTTTCGGCCCACTGCTCCCGGTGAAAACCTATCACGAACTAGAAGATGCCATTGATTACATTAATCAGCATCCTCGCCCGTTGGCCGCTTACTATTTCGGCGAAAGCCAGACGCAACAGGCACAATTCGCCAGTCAAACCACTTCGGGTGGACTGGTCATCAATGATGTCATGACGCACGTGACCATTGAAGATCTGCCTTTTGGCGGGGTTGGTGCTTCCGGGATTGGCGCGTATCATGGTATTCACGGTTTCCGCCGTTTCAGCCATGCCAAACCGATTGTCATCCACAGTCCAGAAGGTCCATCCAACCTGAGACTGAGAGCACCTTATGCCGATAAATTGACACAACTGGAAGCGTTTTTAGCGCAGTAA
- a CDS encoding LysR family transcriptional regulator, whose translation MSLARLRTFVEVYRQRSISAAARNLNLTQPAVSQHIAGLEVAVGRKLFTREASGVEPTTAADELAMDIGDKLDAVESALAQARSRSINMEGVLQMIGHADFMAEVIAPRLLPLLQSGIRIRMHAGDGDLVHHMLVEGHCDLGFTAHPVTDKRLRSETVMEAPVMAVAAPEVAARIAQAEDLTQALLNESMLTYNLELSVIDRWLKKNNLHLGSHPPALVSQDLRSLRRLLIEGFGWTVMPDYLCREQIQRGELQQIKAPIADTRLEYYMAWTPSALRQPRIAHARQTLLWALNPQHR comes from the coding sequence ATGTCACTTGCTCGTTTAAGAACCTTTGTGGAAGTTTATCGTCAGCGCTCGATCAGTGCTGCGGCAAGAAATCTCAACTTGACGCAACCGGCGGTGTCACAACATATTGCCGGGCTGGAAGTAGCAGTCGGGAGAAAACTATTTACTCGCGAAGCCTCTGGTGTGGAGCCGACGACAGCGGCTGATGAACTGGCGATGGATATCGGAGATAAGTTGGATGCCGTTGAATCGGCGCTGGCACAGGCGAGGTCGCGTTCAATCAATATGGAAGGCGTACTACAAATGATTGGTCATGCCGATTTTATGGCTGAAGTCATTGCACCGCGGCTCTTACCGTTGTTGCAGTCAGGCATTCGCATCCGGATGCATGCCGGTGATGGGGATTTAGTTCACCATATGTTGGTCGAAGGGCACTGTGATTTGGGATTTACCGCCCATCCGGTGACGGATAAACGTCTGCGTAGCGAAACGGTAATGGAAGCGCCGGTGATGGCGGTTGCCGCACCGGAAGTTGCGGCCAGAATTGCTCAGGCAGAGGATTTAACGCAGGCTTTGCTGAATGAGTCGATGTTGACTTACAACCTTGAATTGTCGGTTATTGATCGTTGGTTGAAGAAAAACAACCTGCATTTGGGGAGTCATCCCCCGGCATTGGTCAGTCAGGATTTACGGTCTTTACGCCGTTTACTGATTGAAGGGTTCGGTTGGACAGTGATGCCGGACTATTTGTGTCGTGAGCAAATACAGCGTGGTGAGCTGCAACAGATCAAAGCCCCGATAGCGGATACGCGATTGGAATATTATATGGCATGGACTCCCAGTGCGCTGCGTCAGCCACGGATCGCTCATGCACGGCAAACGCTTTTATGGGCGTTGAATCCACAGCACAGATAG
- a CDS encoding DUF5989 family protein produces the protein MKEVFVELLGFLLSKKSRIILLPFLLVLFLLSGLFVFSSGSSWAPFIYAIF, from the coding sequence ATGAAAGAAGTTTTTGTTGAGTTATTGGGTTTTTTGCTTTCTAAAAAAAGTCGGATAATTTTGCTGCCTTTTTTGTTGGTTTTGTTTCTTTTATCCGGCTTGTTTGTGTTCTCTAGTGGCTCAAGTTGGGCGCCATTCATCTATGCTATTTTCTAA
- a CDS encoding SGNH/GDSL hydrolase family protein translates to MSSWGRNSLLMLFGVVLALILGEGLVRLATMSQENYVIEMWRYANLLKEKSPDPNIGHQHIPNRSATLQNVTIQINSLGMRGPEPDKTSTHRVAIVGDSIALGWGVEDADSLRGQLEHELPADVDVVNAGIGNMNLNQSVTLWKSIGQSLSADTLVVLVTPRSTAQVTTQSPGWLVEHSELAALASTFIQQIISGKFGKEALLDGYRQQWQSSTGQMVLSQAFNQLKQIQNKTKSRIIIVSIPEMHDFNHYQFSFMEKITQKFAQQYQFDFINPLPMFQGAPTSSFWVSQNDIHLNKKALGIISGLIAEKMKKEL, encoded by the coding sequence ATGAGTTCATGGGGGCGTAATAGCCTTTTGATGCTATTCGGTGTGGTTTTAGCGTTGATTCTTGGTGAAGGTCTTGTACGTTTGGCGACGATGAGCCAAGAGAATTATGTCATTGAAATGTGGCGTTATGCCAATTTGCTGAAAGAGAAAAGCCCAGATCCGAATATCGGACATCAGCACATACCGAATCGTTCTGCGACGTTGCAGAATGTTACGATTCAGATTAATAGTCTAGGGATGCGTGGGCCTGAACCAGATAAAACATCAACTCATCGTGTTGCAATTGTCGGAGATTCTATCGCGCTGGGATGGGGAGTCGAGGATGCCGATAGTCTCAGAGGACAACTTGAACATGAGTTGCCAGCTGATGTGGATGTGGTCAATGCCGGCATCGGAAACATGAATTTGAATCAGTCGGTGACATTATGGAAATCGATTGGGCAAAGCTTATCGGCAGATACTCTTGTTGTACTCGTTACCCCTCGATCGACAGCCCAAGTTACAACTCAATCCCCCGGATGGCTGGTAGAACATAGTGAATTGGCTGCTTTGGCCTCTACATTTATTCAGCAAATTATCAGTGGTAAATTTGGTAAAGAAGCTTTACTTGATGGATACCGCCAACAATGGCAAAGCTCTACTGGTCAGATGGTGTTGTCTCAGGCATTCAACCAGTTGAAACAAATTCAAAATAAAACCAAAAGCCGCATTATTATCGTCTCTATTCCGGAGATGCATGATTTTAATCATTATCAATTCTCATTTATGGAAAAAATTACCCAAAAATTTGCTCAACAGTATCAGTTTGACTTTATTAATCCCTTACCGATGTTTCAGGGGGCGCCAACGTCGTCATTCTGGGTCTCTCAAAATGATATTCATTTGAATAAAAAGGCATTAGGAATCATATCAGGATTGATCGCTGAAAAAATGAAGAAGGAGCTTTAG
- a CDS encoding carbamoyltransferase family protein has protein sequence MTYILGISAFYHDSAVALLRDGEILSAVQEERFSRVKNDDVFPKNAMEWILQQHNVTMEHIDYVIFYEKPFNKFERILETCIRFAPRGYQLFSHAIPIWLKEKLFQKVNLKKQLIEFKGGELWNQKLLFSDHHLSHSAAAFYPSPFESAAILTIDGVGEWATTTVAIGSGQDIRRIKEMSFPHSLGMLYSAITAFLGFKVNSGEYKIMGLAPYGQPVYSTLIKENLVNIKSDGSFRLNMKYFRFATELRMYSPELERLFGISARQPESCLEQVHMDIAASIQEVTDEIFLALARYVRELTGEVNLCLAGGVALNCAAAGKVLKSGVFERIWIQPAAGDAGSALGAAQVCHHMYLQSPRTPASDYMPYLGPAFEQDTALAQLDNMDAEYRLVPDEQLFQLTADALADGKIIAWFQGKAEFSPRALGNRSILADPRVPDLKRELNLKIKYRESFRPFAPVILEEYASEWFDIEGASPHMNFIYTAKDGVNHKLPSVIHVDGTARLQTVSERTNQRFYQLMKQFYEITGCPVLVNTSLNVRGEPMVLSPEDAFNCFMNTEIDMLVIGNIVLDKHKQRSQKYQKYNYELD, from the coding sequence ATGACTTATATTCTCGGTATATCTGCATTCTATCATGATAGTGCTGTCGCATTGCTTCGTGATGGAGAGATTCTTTCGGCTGTTCAAGAAGAACGCTTTAGTCGCGTGAAGAATGATGATGTGTTCCCGAAAAATGCGATGGAATGGATTTTACAGCAGCATAATGTCACGATGGAGCATATTGATTATGTGATTTTTTATGAAAAACCATTTAATAAATTTGAAAGAATTCTAGAAACTTGTATACGTTTTGCTCCGAGAGGATATCAGCTATTTAGTCATGCAATTCCTATCTGGTTGAAGGAAAAACTATTTCAGAAAGTTAATTTAAAAAAACAGTTGATTGAATTCAAAGGTGGAGAGCTTTGGAATCAAAAGTTACTCTTTTCTGACCACCACTTATCTCATAGCGCTGCTGCTTTTTATCCGTCTCCTTTTGAGTCGGCTGCTATATTGACGATTGATGGGGTCGGTGAATGGGCGACAACGACAGTTGCGATAGGATCGGGACAGGATATTCGAAGAATCAAAGAGATGTCTTTTCCCCATTCTTTAGGCATGCTCTATTCTGCAATTACAGCTTTTCTGGGATTTAAAGTTAATTCTGGTGAATATAAGATCATGGGACTTGCACCCTATGGCCAGCCAGTTTATAGCACTTTGATCAAAGAAAATCTGGTGAATATTAAATCGGATGGCAGTTTTCGCCTGAATATGAAGTATTTTCGTTTTGCGACTGAGCTTCGTATGTATAGTCCGGAACTTGAACGGTTGTTTGGGATATCGGCTAGGCAACCGGAAAGTTGTTTAGAGCAGGTTCATATGGATATTGCTGCGTCTATTCAGGAAGTCACTGATGAGATATTTTTGGCCTTAGCCCGATATGTGAGAGAACTTACCGGAGAAGTGAACTTGTGTTTAGCCGGAGGTGTCGCATTGAACTGTGCGGCGGCTGGGAAAGTGCTGAAAAGTGGGGTGTTTGAGCGAATCTGGATACAACCTGCCGCGGGAGATGCAGGAAGTGCATTAGGCGCTGCACAAGTATGTCATCATATGTACCTTCAATCTCCAAGAACTCCTGCATCTGATTATATGCCCTATCTTGGACCGGCATTTGAACAAGACACAGCTTTGGCTCAATTAGATAATATGGATGCCGAGTATCGTCTTGTGCCGGACGAGCAGTTATTTCAATTAACGGCTGATGCTTTAGCTGATGGTAAAATTATTGCTTGGTTCCAAGGGAAAGCTGAATTCAGTCCCAGAGCATTAGGAAATCGCTCTATTCTGGCGGATCCCCGAGTGCCAGACTTGAAGCGAGAACTCAATCTAAAAATTAAGTACCGAGAATCATTCCGGCCGTTTGCTCCCGTGATATTAGAAGAATATGCAAGTGAATGGTTTGATATTGAGGGCGCTTCGCCACATATGAATTTCATTTATACGGCTAAAGATGGCGTGAATCATAAACTTCCATCTGTTATTCATGTTGATGGCACAGCAAGACTTCAGACCGTCTCTGAGCGTACGAATCAGCGGTTTTATCAGTTAATGAAGCAGTTTTATGAAATAACGGGATGTCCTGTATTGGTTAATACGAGTCTGAATGTCAGGGGAGAGCCGATGGTTCTTTCTCCTGAAGATGCATTTAACTGTTTTATGAATACAGAAATTGATATGTTGGTGATTGGTAATATTGTGCTTGATAAACACAAACAAAGAAGCCAAAAGTATCAGAAATATAATTACGAATTAGACTGA